In Trifolium pratense cultivar HEN17-A07 linkage group LG7, ARS_RC_1.1, whole genome shotgun sequence, a genomic segment contains:
- the LOC123896400 gene encoding transcription factor bHLH53-like yields the protein MGALSKYYNYNSNPYQPLQTNTNSEINTFQHHEQEQQLLLPELTQILEHNHHFSSSYLDETLFFQSPYFYSNETYPSHEQLLFDSTFSSQNDGFISMNEIFPNEENFNTYLPCAKRQKLCYEEKKVQQQEEILNSTNFFVDEFMTNPFGSFEAEQPFCSASKIVGCEKKVYEKTISSQSIVARERRRKITEKTQELGKLVPGGPKMNTAEMLIGAANYVKFLQAQVGMLQVMGTLSKEEKEPPPSQDIHKLLVSPFVQEKLYLEEKCFVTKEFITTLTNHDNVRSKPTILKGLKQLIGTEINEKKPKQE from the exons ATGGGAGCACTTAGCAAATACTATAACTATAATTCTAACCCTTATCAACCTCTTCAAACTAACACCAACTCAGAAATCAACACTTTTCAACATCatgaacaagaacaacaactGTTATTACCTGAATTAACACAAATTTTAGAACATAACCACCATTTTTCTTCATCTTATTTAGATGaaactttgttttttcaaagtccttatttttactcaaatGAGACTTACCCTTCTCATGAACAACTACTTTTTGATTCAACTTTCTCTTCTCAAAATGATGGATTCATTTCAATGAATGAAATTTTCCCAAATGAAGAAAATTTCAACACTTACCTTCCATGTGCAAAACGACAAAAGCTATGTTATGAGGAGAAAAAAGTTCAACAACAAGAAGAGATTTTGAActcaaccaatttttttgtgGATGAGTTTATGACTAACCCTTTTGGTTCTTTTGAAGCAGAACAACCATTTTGTTCTGCTTCGAAAATTGTTGGTTGTGAGAAGAAAGTGTACGAAAAGACTATCTCGTCACAGAGTATCGTGgcgagagaaagaagaagaaagataaCTGAGAAGACACAAGAGCTTGGAAAGTTGGTTCCTGGTGGGCCTAAGATGAATACAGCAGAGATGCTTATTGGTGCTGCTAATTATGTTAAGTTTCTTCAAGCTCAAGTTGGAATGCTTCAAGTTATGGGAACATTAAGCAAG GAAGAAAAGGAACCTCCTCCAAGTCAAGATATACACAAACTACTTGTTTCTCCCTTTGTTCAAGAGAAATTGTATTTGGAAGAAAAGTGCTTTGTTACAAAAGAGTTTATCACCACACTAACCAATCATGATAATGTTAGATCAAAACCTACCATCCTTAAGGGTCTTAAACAGCTTATTGGAACAGAGATTAATGAGAAGAAACCAAAGCAAGAATAA